One window of Gammaproteobacteria bacterium genomic DNA carries:
- a CDS encoding DNA recombination/repair protein RecA yields the protein KGDEVIGNETRVKVVKNKLAPPFKQAEFEILYGEGVSREGELIELGVQNNLVDKSGAWYSYQGEKIGQGKDNARNFLKEHAEIANEIDQQLRQKLLAVPEVAAEEGAEEQAEA from the coding sequence AAGGGCGACGAGGTGATCGGCAACGAGACCCGCGTCAAGGTCGTCAAGAACAAGCTGGCGCCGCCCTTCAAGCAGGCCGAGTTCGAGATCCTGTACGGCGAGGGCGTCTCGCGCGAGGGCGAGCTGATCGAGCTCGGGGTGCAGAACAACCTGGTGGACAAGTCCGGCGCCTGGTACAGCTACCAGGGCGAAAAGATCGGCCAGGGCAAGGACAACGCCCGCAATTTCCTCAAGGAGCATGCCGAGATCGCTAATGAAATCGACCAGCAGCTGCGTCAGAAGCTGCTGGCGGTGCCGGAAGTCGCTGCGGAAGAAGGCGCAGAGGAACAAGCCGAGGCCTGA